A DNA window from Aureibaculum sp. 2308TA14-22 contains the following coding sequences:
- a CDS encoding MFS transporter — translation MKIKGLRWWIVGLIALATIINYIDRQSLSVLWPEIANELYPGHTPDETKAIYALISIIFVFSYAFGQAIFGKIFDWIGTRMGFVLSIGVWSIATALHALARGVLSFGIFRAILGVAEAGNWPGATKGNAEWFPTKERALAQGIFNSGAAIGGIISIPLIAFLTIYFSWKSIFILIGLIGLLWLIPWLIFVKAPPKKHPWITDEEREYILTGQKNEDFDGDGVEDQAYDPNTAELLSHKQSWGVILASAAIDPIWWLFVFWIPIYLNEVYGMDVKSIGLYGWVPYVGAMLGAWFGGLLAQNRLKVGWSINRTRKMVITLGCVIMLPALLAMASPGGPTMAVIIMAVILFGFQTAIGNVQTLPSDLFSGKTVGTLAGFSGMAAKLTAAGLTYLVPWLTSGGNYTPAFVIGAALAILTLASIWILVPKVEPIAKKI, via the coding sequence ATGAAAATAAAAGGTTTAAGATGGTGGATAGTTGGGTTAATTGCTCTTGCTACTATTATTAATTACATTGATCGTCAGTCATTAAGTGTTCTTTGGCCAGAAATTGCTAATGAACTATATCCTGGGCATACACCTGATGAGACAAAGGCAATTTATGCTCTTATTTCAATCATTTTCGTATTTTCTTATGCTTTTGGACAAGCAATATTTGGTAAAATTTTCGATTGGATAGGTACACGAATGGGATTTGTATTATCTATTGGAGTATGGTCTATTGCGACAGCATTGCATGCTTTAGCAAGAGGAGTGTTAAGTTTTGGAATATTTCGTGCAATTTTGGGTGTTGCGGAAGCCGGTAACTGGCCAGGAGCTACCAAAGGAAATGCAGAGTGGTTTCCTACTAAAGAACGTGCTCTCGCTCAAGGAATTTTTAATTCAGGAGCAGCCATAGGTGGAATTATCTCTATACCGCTAATCGCATTTTTAACGATATATTTTAGCTGGAAATCAATATTTATTTTGATTGGTTTAATAGGTTTACTTTGGTTAATACCCTGGTTAATTTTTGTAAAAGCCCCTCCTAAAAAGCATCCTTGGATTACGGATGAGGAGCGAGAATATATTTTAACGGGTCAAAAAAATGAAGATTTTGATGGAGATGGGGTTGAAGATCAAGCATATGACCCTAATACTGCAGAGCTACTATCTCATAAACAGAGTTGGGGTGTAATACTGGCGTCAGCAGCTATTGATCCTATTTGGTGGCTATTCGTTTTCTGGATACCTATTTACTTAAATGAGGTATATGGTATGGATGTTAAATCTATTGGTCTTTATGGTTGGGTTCCGTATGTTGGAGCCATGCTGGGAGCTTGGTTTGGGGGACTATTAGCACAAAATAGATTAAAGGTAGGTTGGAGTATTAATAGAACACGTAAAATGGTAATTACTCTTGGATGTGTAATAATGTTACCAGCACTTCTTGCAATGGCTAGTCCTGGAGGACCTACAATGGCTGTAATTATTATGGCAGTAATTTTATTCGGATTCCAAACTGCAATAGGAAATGTTCAAACTTTACCCAGTGATCTTTTTAGCGGTAAAACCGTAGGTACGTTGGCAGGATTTTCTGGTATGGCAGCTAAACTTACCGCCGCGGGTTTAACATATCTAGTGCCATGGTTGACAAGCGGCGGGAATTATACTCCAGCCTTTGTTATCGGAGCTGCCTTAGCTATTTTAACCTTGGCTAGTATTTGGATATTAGTACCGAAGGTTGAGCCAATAGCAAAAAAAATATAA
- a CDS encoding FadR/GntR family transcriptional regulator, with protein sequence MKLEVITKNDNQDALNGIISKIRDLINYKNLEPGEKLPSERMLSEKFEVSRSNVREAIQKLEFYGLLRSIPQSGTFVANIGITALNGMIDDILSLEAPDFKSLVETRILLELKTAGLAATRRSDKDLDKIKDALDAYSEKVLKGEDAVQEDLLFHLTIAQASGNSTLNTLMLIITPEIITNFEKYHVCDENQAFLGIQEHTDIYNAIKDQDSQLAKQKMKDHFKTLYQYCYNGKEE encoded by the coding sequence ATGAAGTTAGAAGTAATTACAAAAAATGATAATCAAGATGCTCTAAATGGTATTATTTCAAAAATAAGGGACCTAATTAATTACAAAAATTTAGAACCTGGTGAGAAATTACCCTCTGAACGCATGTTATCTGAAAAGTTTGAAGTGAGTAGGAGTAACGTAAGAGAAGCCATTCAGAAATTGGAATTTTATGGTTTATTAAGATCTATACCTCAAAGCGGAACATTTGTAGCAAACATTGGAATTACGGCTTTGAATGGGATGATAGATGATATTTTAAGTTTAGAAGCACCTGATTTTAAATCATTGGTTGAAACCAGAATTTTGTTGGAATTAAAAACTGCTGGATTAGCGGCTACTAGAAGATCTGATAAGGATTTAGATAAAATTAAAGATGCTCTTGATGCTTATAGTGAAAAAGTGTTGAAAGGTGAAGATGCCGTACAAGAAGATTTATTATTTCATTTGACTATAGCTCAAGCAAGTGGCAACAGTACTTTAAATACCTTAATGTTAATAATAACTCCTGAGATTATAACAAATTTCGAAAAGTATCATGTCTGTGATGAAAACCAAGCTTTTTTGGGAATACAGGAGCATACCGATATTTATAATGCGATTAAAGATCAGGACTCACAATTAGCAAAACAAAAAATGAAAGACCATTTTAAAACGTTATATCAATATTGCTATAATGGTAAAGAAGAATAA
- a CDS encoding SDR family NAD(P)-dependent oxidoreductase → MSKNKGRVAVITGATGGIGFEVSKRLGKDGYTVVLNGIEDEAGAKRVEELAAEGITAEYYGFDVTKEEEVTANINKIGKKYGRIDVLVNNAGGLGGRSRFEEMTTEFYRFVMALNLDSVFFASRAAIPFLKKGENSSIINYTSNAGWNAGGPGAGIYGTSKAGVHAITRALAKDLAEYGIRVNAVSPGTIDTPFHAQIKSTKPEVFATWKNSIMLGRLGQPEEVASVVSFLASDDASFLTAETIQIGGGQALGI, encoded by the coding sequence ATGAGTAAAAATAAAGGAAGAGTAGCAGTAATTACTGGAGCAACTGGTGGAATTGGGTTCGAAGTATCAAAACGTCTTGGCAAAGATGGATATACGGTTGTACTAAATGGTATTGAAGATGAAGCAGGGGCTAAAAGAGTTGAAGAGCTTGCCGCGGAAGGAATCACTGCTGAGTATTATGGATTCGATGTTACTAAAGAGGAAGAAGTAACTGCAAATATTAACAAAATTGGCAAGAAGTATGGAAGAATTGATGTGCTTGTAAACAATGCTGGTGGATTAGGTGGAAGATCTCGATTTGAAGAAATGACCACTGAATTTTACAGATTCGTAATGGCATTAAACCTTGACTCTGTATTTTTTGCTTCAAGAGCAGCTATTCCTTTCCTTAAAAAAGGAGAAAATTCCTCAATCATTAACTATACATCAAATGCAGGGTGGAATGCAGGTGGACCAGGAGCCGGAATCTATGGAACATCTAAAGCTGGAGTACATGCAATAACAAGAGCTTTAGCAAAAGATTTGGCCGAATATGGAATTAGGGTAAACGCAGTATCACCAGGTACTATTGATACACCTTTCCATGCTCAAATAAAATCAACTAAGCCAGAAGTATTTGCCACTTGGAAAAACAGTATCATGTTAGGAAGGTTAGGGCAACCCGAAGAAGTAGCGTCTGTTGTTTCTTTCTTAGCGAGTGATGATGCATCTTTCTTAACAGCTGAAACTATTCAAATTGGTGGCGGACAGGCATTAGGGATATAA
- a CDS encoding PKD domain-containing protein — protein sequence MNLLKKGIFALLITGLAVSCEDEFVKESPTSLEGTGLTEITFPSHAITLKVEDGDGTMVTVRPQGLGATSYEVDFGDPNSTTDVITITEDAGTASYDYPNDVEEVTYTVTVTAISNKGLASVTQTKNVTITHKVTDISSVPLSPTILDQNAYVIFSDGIETGGVFAPYSNKFSSSNFDDGDAEYNEVEVGDIKNKVIQYSRLHGTVAASISFDPAIVIADVFGTGASADSIHLDLHSLHDIGVDKVKITLGGKTFEQTLTNGVWTGVDIDFASEGITQIDDIKLELGTGGTASNEATLNVDNIYLYRAPLSVPEFTFDEVASDYDVTFTDASELATSHSWDFGDGNSSTDASPTHSYNNDGLEKTYMVTLTTTNSLNKPTSVTKEVIVGGPAGPINPEILWGDFNGGSSDVYPPWKIANTPGSSNPFSGSSDGSCTEYDGTETGSKTRGAKWSSGNSADDADGTADPGDTRYAYQAVTLSPNTDYIFEYEYAIKTGGAETNSVVAAILNGHFSDSDVALASNALVEHVGTEAKGKFADNSCSGGTTVKLQFRSNSVGEVSIFIYAFTDVDAFVDNVKVYPAQ from the coding sequence ATGAATTTATTAAAAAAAGGAATATTTGCCTTACTTATAACAGGCCTTGCAGTCTCATGTGAAGATGAGTTTGTAAAAGAATCTCCAACGTCATTAGAAGGAACAGGGCTTACGGAAATTACATTTCCAAGTCATGCTATAACTTTAAAAGTAGAAGATGGAGACGGAACTATGGTTACCGTACGTCCGCAAGGTTTGGGAGCAACTTCTTATGAGGTAGATTTTGGAGACCCAAATAGCACAACTGATGTAATAACAATTACAGAAGATGCAGGTACGGCATCTTACGATTATCCTAATGACGTTGAAGAAGTTACATATACGGTAACAGTAACTGCAATATCAAATAAAGGTCTTGCGAGTGTTACTCAGACTAAGAATGTAACAATTACACATAAAGTTACTGATATATCTTCGGTACCTTTATCACCAACTATACTTGATCAAAATGCATATGTTATTTTCAGTGATGGTATTGAAACTGGTGGTGTTTTTGCTCCCTATTCAAACAAATTTTCAAGTTCTAATTTTGATGATGGTGATGCAGAGTATAATGAAGTAGAGGTTGGAGATATAAAAAATAAAGTAATTCAGTATTCTAGGCTTCATGGTACTGTTGCTGCATCTATTTCTTTTGACCCTGCTATAGTTATTGCAGATGTTTTTGGAACTGGTGCTTCTGCAGATTCCATTCACTTAGACCTTCATTCTTTACATGATATAGGTGTTGATAAAGTAAAAATAACATTGGGAGGTAAAACTTTTGAACAAACTTTAACGAATGGTGTTTGGACAGGTGTCGATATTGATTTTGCTTCTGAAGGAATTACTCAAATTGACGACATAAAATTAGAATTAGGTACAGGCGGTACTGCAAGTAATGAGGCAACTCTTAATGTAGATAACATTTATCTTTATAGGGCTCCACTTTCAGTTCCTGAATTTACTTTTGATGAGGTAGCTAGTGATTATGATGTTACCTTTACAGATGCTTCTGAACTTGCAACTAGTCATAGTTGGGATTTTGGAGATGGTAATAGCTCAACAGATGCAAGCCCAACACATAGTTATAATAATGATGGTTTGGAAAAGACATACATGGTTACGTTAACAACTACAAATTCTCTTAATAAACCCACTTCTGTTACAAAAGAAGTTATTGTTGGTGGACCAGCGGGTCCTATTAATCCAGAAATTTTGTGGGGAGATTTTAATGGAGGTTCTAGTGACGTATACCCTCCTTGGAAAATAGCTAACACTCCGGGAAGTTCAAACCCTTTTAGTGGTAGTTCTGATGGATCTTGTACAGAATATGACGGAACAGAAACTGGTTCTAAAACAAGAGGAGCAAAATGGTCATCTGGCAATAGTGCTGATGATGCAGACGGTACTGCTGACCCTGGTGATACTAGATATGCATACCAAGCAGTTACATTAAGCCCTAATACAGATTACATTTTTGAGTATGAATATGCTATAAAAACTGGAGGGGCTGAAACTAACAGTGTAGTTGCGGCAATCTTAAATGGTCATTTTAGTGATAGCGATGTTGCCCTTGCTAGCAATGCTTTGGTAGAGCATGTTGGGACTGAGGCTAAAGGAAAGTTTGCTGACAATTCTTGTTCAGGTGGTACAACAGTTAAACTTCAGTTTAGATCTAATTCTGTAGGTGAAGTATCTATATTTATTTACGCATTTACAGATGTAGATGCTTTTGTAGATAATGTTAAAGTTTATCCAGCACAGTAA
- a CDS encoding polysaccharide lyase family 7 protein, with product MKNFRKELLVIVLTIFLSVNATAQNKGSSVSESDSKIEKQDKKKKKKRKKKVKLPNIDLSHWKVTLPVLNEKGKPYEIEPPEILDFAKNQKAQPYMYIDSTKGAIVFHAMPTNSKTANTKYTRSELREQMVPGENNVNWTFKQGGIMKGKLAMDQTTRDSDGKYHRTIIMQIHGRLTDEQRDLIGAKDNNAPPILKIYWDKGKIRVKTKILKNLNATDEEILHEDAWDNDDGFNFEQEVGFRKFTLEVKVSEGKMVIILNGSEYKVYENVHIRRWGVFENYFKAGNYFQSRDEGSFSKVRFYELEVSH from the coding sequence ATGAAAAACTTCCGAAAAGAACTATTAGTTATTGTATTAACAATATTCTTATCTGTTAACGCTACTGCTCAAAATAAGGGAAGTAGCGTTTCAGAATCGGATAGTAAAATTGAAAAACAAGATAAAAAGAAGAAAAAAAAGAGGAAGAAAAAAGTTAAGCTTCCTAATATTGATTTAAGCCATTGGAAAGTGACTTTACCAGTATTGAATGAAAAGGGAAAACCCTATGAAATTGAGCCCCCAGAGATTCTTGATTTTGCAAAAAATCAAAAAGCTCAACCTTATATGTATATAGATTCTACAAAAGGAGCTATTGTTTTTCATGCTATGCCAACTAATTCTAAGACTGCAAATACGAAGTATACGCGGTCAGAATTAAGAGAACAAATGGTACCAGGAGAAAATAATGTTAATTGGACGTTTAAACAAGGTGGAATAATGAAAGGTAAGTTGGCTATGGATCAAACAACAAGAGATTCTGACGGTAAATACCATAGAACCATTATTATGCAAATACATGGGCGTTTAACAGATGAACAGCGTGATTTAATTGGAGCTAAAGACAATAACGCTCCTCCCATTTTAAAGATTTATTGGGATAAAGGTAAAATTCGTGTAAAAACTAAAATCCTTAAAAATTTGAACGCTACTGATGAGGAAATTTTACATGAAGATGCATGGGATAATGATGACGGGTTTAATTTTGAACAAGAAGTAGGTTTTAGAAAATTCACCTTAGAAGTTAAGGTTTCTGAAGGTAAAATGGTAATTATTCTAAATGGAAGTGAATATAAAGTTTATGAGAATGTTCATATTAGAAGATGGGGTGTATTTGAGAATTACTTTAAGGCTGGTAATTACTTTCAATCAAGAGATGAAGGTTCGTTTTCAAAGGTTAGGTTTTATGAATTAGAAGTAAGTCATTAA
- a CDS encoding sugar kinase, translated as MGKVVTFGEIMLRLAPQGFLRFSQANNFDVVYGGGESNVAVSLANYGVSVDFVTRLPKNDIGECAMMEMRKRGVGVDKIVYGGDRLGIYFLETGAVSRGSKVVYDRAHSAISEIESGMIDWDAVFDGVEWFHWTGITPAISQGAADVCLEAVKAASTKGITISTDLNYRAKLWNYGGDREAIMTELTSYCDIILGNEEDAEKHFGIHPEGLDVHKHGHDVKAEAFLSVCKQMMEKFPRAKKVITTLRGSISASHNTWAGVLYDGKKMYETRQYQITDIVDRVGGGDSFMGGLIYGLLKYPEDDQNALDFAVAASCLKHTIKGDANLVKVSEVEKLMGGDASGRVAR; from the coding sequence ATGGGTAAAGTAGTTACTTTCGGAGAAATCATGTTAAGATTGGCTCCTCAGGGGTTTTTAAGATTTTCACAAGCCAATAATTTTGATGTTGTTTACGGAGGAGGTGAATCTAATGTTGCAGTATCATTGGCCAATTATGGTGTTTCGGTTGATTTTGTAACCCGATTGCCTAAAAATGATATTGGCGAATGTGCCATGATGGAAATGCGTAAACGTGGTGTAGGTGTAGATAAAATTGTCTATGGAGGTGATCGTTTAGGAATCTACTTTTTAGAAACTGGAGCGGTAAGTAGAGGAAGTAAAGTGGTTTATGATAGAGCACATTCTGCAATTTCGGAAATTGAATCAGGTATGATTGATTGGGATGCTGTTTTTGATGGTGTTGAATGGTTTCATTGGACTGGCATTACACCCGCAATTTCTCAAGGAGCAGCTGACGTATGTTTGGAAGCGGTAAAAGCTGCAAGCACAAAAGGAATAACAATTTCTACAGATTTAAATTATAGAGCGAAATTATGGAACTATGGAGGAGATAGAGAGGCGATTATGACTGAATTAACTTCTTACTGCGATATCATTTTAGGTAATGAAGAAGATGCTGAAAAACACTTTGGTATTCATCCAGAAGGATTGGATGTTCATAAACACGGGCACGATGTTAAAGCAGAAGCTTTTTTATCAGTATGTAAACAGATGATGGAAAAATTTCCAAGAGCTAAAAAAGTAATTACAACCTTGAGAGGATCTATTTCTGCATCACATAATACATGGGCTGGCGTATTGTATGATGGCAAAAAAATGTATGAAACCCGTCAATATCAAATTACAGATATTGTAGACAGAGTAGGTGGAGGTGATTCATTTATGGGCGGTTTAATCTATGGGTTATTAAAATACCCTGAGGATGATCAAAACGCCTTGGATTTTGCAGTTGCCGCTTCTTGTTTAAAACACACCATCAAAGGTGATGCTAATTTAGTAAAGGTATCGGAAGTAGAAAAATTAATGGGTGGTGATGCATCCGGAAGGGTAGCACGATAA
- a CDS encoding LacI family DNA-binding transcriptional regulator encodes MKKKKTTIKDIANVLNISAAAVSKALHNDSRISEKTKKAVKQVAKNLNYQPNHLASALRSGKSKLVGVIVPRTNSNFFSSVIQNIEEVLNKKGYNIIITQSNESYKKECDSIDTLLYTQVDGIIASMANETVDLSYYEKVKSKGIPLILFDRGENDLNVDYIGIDDYDSSHLIVEHLVNKGCKRIAHIGGYKRTRIYNNRIRGYNDALKKHNLPLDKELLTESGLTIENGRKMMHQLLNLEKKPDAVYAAGDYAALGALQVLNEENIKVPEEIALVGFGNEPFTDMVTPRITSVNQHSGEIGKRAAKAFLKYNKEEIVQQTLNKNILNAELIVRDSSNKKTSLQ; translated from the coding sequence ATGAAAAAAAAGAAAACCACGATAAAAGATATTGCTAATGTTTTAAATATATCTGCTGCCGCCGTTTCAAAAGCTTTACATAATGATTCTCGTATTAGCGAGAAAACGAAAAAAGCGGTTAAACAAGTTGCAAAAAATCTAAATTATCAACCCAATCATTTAGCAAGTGCCTTAAGAAGTGGTAAAAGTAAATTAGTTGGTGTTATTGTTCCTAGAACAAATAGTAATTTCTTTTCGTCAGTTATTCAGAATATTGAGGAGGTATTAAATAAAAAGGGGTATAACATTATTATTACCCAATCTAACGAATCCTATAAGAAAGAATGTGATAGTATAGATACACTACTTTATACGCAAGTTGATGGAATAATTGCTTCAATGGCTAATGAAACTGTTGATTTGAGTTACTATGAGAAGGTGAAATCTAAAGGTATTCCTTTAATATTATTTGATCGTGGTGAGAATGATTTAAATGTTGATTACATTGGTATTGATGATTATGACAGTAGTCACTTAATTGTTGAACATTTAGTAAACAAAGGATGTAAAAGAATTGCTCACATTGGCGGATATAAACGAACAAGAATTTATAATAACAGAATTCGAGGTTATAATGATGCTTTAAAAAAGCATAATTTACCATTAGATAAAGAATTACTTACCGAAAGTGGCTTAACTATTGAAAATGGGAGGAAAATGATGCATCAGTTATTAAATCTCGAGAAAAAACCAGATGCCGTTTATGCAGCTGGGGACTATGCGGCTTTAGGGGCTTTACAAGTTTTAAATGAAGAAAATATAAAAGTTCCAGAAGAAATTGCCTTAGTTGGTTTTGGTAACGAGCCTTTTACCGATATGGTTACACCAAGAATAACAAGTGTTAATCAGCATAGCGGAGAAATAGGAAAACGAGCCGCAAAAGCATTTTTAAAATATAATAAAGAAGAAATAGTGCAACAAACTTTGAATAAAAATATTTTAAATGCTGAATTAATTGTAAGAGATTCTTCAAACAAAAAAACCTCTCTTCAATAA